The following proteins are co-located in the Verrucomicrobiia bacterium genome:
- a CDS encoding MbnP family protein yields the protein MNKPIIIAILFVVAVTVCDGTTFEVRIEPHGSLAWTTDSAQTVTVTRLAFLLSDFRLQRRDGRWVDLPGQFAFIDPLQNRLSFHLANVPPDSYQRVGFTVGLNEKTNYGDPSQWPADHPLNPLINVLHWSWQGGYVFFALEGHYDKDAGFSLHLAKSPNQTSINLAASLDLQQDGQIDIALDVHGLLRSIHFAADESATHSREGDPLAAMFQTNIARSFFVRAVSAPEAMPISVTVRALMATNTTPYHFRVPAGFPIPSLPRDNPLTVEGVTLGARLFHEKLLARDNTLSCASCHKETQAFSDSPRRFSKGVDEQEGVRNAMPLFNLAWKREFFWDGRASSLRQQVLMPIQDAKEMHQPLEKMVEKLAAAPGYTDQFEKAFGSREVSADRVARALEQFVLTLESSDSKFDRALKGRVELSEKEKRGFELFMTEYDPRRGLTGADCFHCHGGPLFSDFRFTNNGLDADSADTGRERVTGNRLDKGKFAIPSLRNVALTGPYMHDGRFQTLEEVVEHYCTGTKRSATLDPNLAKHPDGGVPLGADDKKALVAFLKALTEESTQH from the coding sequence ACCCCACGGTAGTTTGGCATGGACGACCGATTCGGCTCAGACCGTTACGGTAACGCGTCTGGCGTTTCTGCTTTCAGACTTCCGTCTGCAGCGCCGTGATGGGCGCTGGGTCGATCTACCGGGACAATTTGCGTTCATTGACCCGTTGCAGAACCGGTTGAGTTTCCATCTAGCGAACGTACCACCGGATTCCTATCAGCGCGTGGGTTTCACGGTTGGGCTCAACGAAAAGACAAACTACGGTGACCCGTCCCAATGGCCGGCCGATCATCCGCTCAATCCATTGATTAACGTCCTCCACTGGAGTTGGCAGGGTGGGTACGTCTTCTTTGCGCTGGAAGGTCACTACGACAAGGACGCCGGCTTCTCCCTTCACCTGGCAAAATCGCCGAATCAAACGTCGATCAATCTGGCTGCGTCTCTTGACCTGCAACAAGACGGTCAAATCGATATCGCGCTGGATGTGCATGGGTTGTTGAGATCAATTCATTTCGCGGCGGACGAGTCCGCCACCCACTCGCGGGAAGGTGATCCGCTCGCGGCGATGTTCCAGACCAATATTGCACGCTCCTTCTTCGTTCGTGCCGTTTCCGCACCGGAGGCGATGCCGATTTCCGTCACCGTCAGGGCACTCATGGCCACAAACACCACTCCTTATCACTTCCGCGTACCCGCCGGATTTCCGATCCCATCGTTGCCCCGTGACAATCCGTTGACCGTGGAAGGCGTCACTCTCGGTGCACGGCTCTTTCACGAGAAACTGCTCGCGCGCGACAACACGCTCTCGTGCGCCTCGTGCCACAAGGAGACGCAGGCATTCAGCGACAGCCCGCGTCGTTTCAGTAAGGGCGTAGACGAGCAGGAAGGCGTGCGCAACGCGATGCCGCTCTTCAACCTTGCATGGAAACGCGAGTTCTTCTGGGACGGTCGCGCATCGTCGCTTCGTCAACAGGTGCTCATGCCAATTCAAGATGCCAAAGAGATGCATCAACCGCTGGAAAAGATGGTGGAAAAACTCGCTGCCGCTCCCGGCTACACGGACCAGTTCGAGAAAGCCTTCGGTTCTCGTGAGGTCAGCGCGGATCGCGTAGCGCGCGCCCTCGAACAATTCGTCCTCACTTTGGAGTCCTCCGACTCCAAATTCGACCGCGCGCTGAAGGGAAGGGTGGAACTCAGCGAAAAAGAGAAGCGCGGCTTTGAACTGTTCATGACGGAGTACGACCCGCGTCGCGGCCTGACGGGAGCCGATTGCTTTCACTGTCACGGCGGACCGTTGTTCTCCGATTTCCGTTTCACCAACAACGGCCTTGATGCTGATTCCGCCGATACCGGTCGCGAACGCGTCACCGGAAATCGACTGGACAAGGGAAAGTTCGCCATCCCGTCCCTCCGCAATGTCGCGCTGACCGGTCCCTACATGCACGACGGACGTTTCCAGACGCTGGAAGAAGTGGTTGAGCACTACTGCACGGGCACGAAACGCAGTGCCACGCTCGACCCCAATCTCGCCAAACATCCCGACGGCGGCGTGCCGCTCGGCGCTGACGACAAAAAAGCCCTGGTTGCTTTCCTCAAGGCGCTCACCGAAGAATCGACGCAGCATTGA
- a CDS encoding ankyrin repeat domain-containing protein yields MKRTLILGALSSCLVWSAHAESPKTAEDIIAFSRNKTREYKTWSADIHYLANEFGMTVPSDGTVLCKSPDLVRIQAKTEAFGESTGVLIVVGKDRVLWQENTARGTSAVLKADLSKVSREERAEGGVAVNLLQAVNSADALNELRESFDFSVGPPEEILGQPMYTLKGTLKKSALKKDLLEKFQFVNGEARAVIGERDGFVYEIEQRMGFVEKNSSGEPLVRAGGFEFQNVKFNADITDQQFVFQPKAGVQVVELQSKSGNWKAKDTTELTPPQSTAPRNEQSARPKNSPSLAKAKPRKRIPLTDKDKGLLNEVGSPSGQAAKVEQLLKDGADVNASDEYGRTPLHYAVLNQLRGAEFVELLMAKGADPNAQDTDGSTPLHFAGENGWHNVAAVRALITHGADLNVKDKQRRTPIQTANAWIAWDVVDVLAAAGADLDIYTAARIGKAERVTELLNANPKLVNKLEPPKLPGWDPNGTPLDEAAMGGNAEVVRLLLDRGAHLSGDSTVFDVAQNWNRRDALAVLIEKRHPSKEVFDRLICSAANDGHPEIVTLLLSKGANINARDGDGNTPLHLSAVHGRKEVINVLLAKGADTHLKNNAGQTPDQATLHKDIAEEIRQH; encoded by the coding sequence ATGAAACGAACGCTCATTTTAGGAGCGCTTAGTTCGTGCCTCGTATGGAGTGCCCACGCTGAATCTCCCAAAACGGCTGAAGACATCATCGCATTTTCCCGTAATAAGACACGCGAGTACAAGACTTGGTCGGCTGACATTCATTACCTTGCGAATGAATTTGGAATGACCGTACCGTCTGATGGCACCGTTCTGTGTAAATCACCGGACTTGGTGCGCATCCAGGCGAAGACGGAAGCGTTTGGAGAATCGACCGGCGTATTGATCGTGGTCGGAAAGGACCGCGTGCTTTGGCAGGAGAACACGGCGCGGGGAACCTCGGCTGTTCTTAAGGCCGATCTGAGCAAAGTTTCTCGTGAAGAACGTGCGGAAGGAGGTGTGGCTGTTAATCTCCTTCAGGCGGTCAATTCTGCCGACGCTTTAAATGAACTTCGTGAATCATTTGATTTCTCGGTCGGTCCCCCGGAGGAAATCCTGGGGCAACCCATGTATACCTTGAAGGGCACGTTAAAGAAATCGGCTCTGAAGAAAGACCTGTTGGAGAAGTTTCAATTTGTTAATGGCGAAGCGCGTGCGGTTATCGGTGAGAGAGACGGATTCGTGTACGAGATCGAACAAAGGATGGGATTTGTCGAAAAGAACAGCTCAGGAGAACCGTTGGTAAGAGCAGGAGGATTTGAGTTTCAGAACGTGAAGTTCAATGCGGATATCACGGATCAACAGTTCGTATTTCAGCCGAAAGCGGGCGTACAGGTCGTCGAGTTACAATCGAAGTCGGGCAATTGGAAAGCAAAGGATACAACGGAATTAACCCCGCCACAAAGCACTGCACCTCGCAATGAACAGTCAGCCAGACCTAAAAATTCACCCTCCTTAGCGAAGGCAAAACCCAGAAAACGTATACCATTGACTGATAAGGATAAGGGATTATTGAATGAAGTGGGGTCACCGAGCGGGCAAGCCGCCAAAGTGGAGCAACTTCTCAAAGATGGCGCCGATGTGAACGCCTCGGACGAATATGGTCGAACCCCGCTGCATTATGCCGTCCTCAATCAGCTTCGCGGTGCAGAATTCGTCGAGCTTTTGATGGCCAAAGGTGCAGATCCAAACGCTCAAGATACAGATGGAAGTACTCCGCTGCATTTTGCAGGTGAAAACGGCTGGCATAATGTGGCTGCTGTAAGAGCTTTAATAACGCACGGCGCTGATCTAAACGTGAAGGACAAGCAAAGACGGACGCCCATACAAACTGCCAACGCTTGGATCGCGTGGGATGTCGTAGATGTTCTCGCTGCAGCGGGTGCAGATCTGGACATCTATACAGCGGCTCGAATAGGGAAAGCAGAGCGTGTGACTGAATTGCTCAATGCGAATCCCAAACTTGTGAACAAACTCGAACCGCCAAAGCTACCGGGCTGGGACCCTAACGGCACTCCTCTGGATGAGGCAGCCATGGGAGGAAACGCAGAGGTTGTAAGACTTCTTCTTGATCGAGGCGCTCATCTTTCAGGCGACAGTACTGTATTTGATGTTGCACAGAACTGGAATCGCCGAGACGCCTTGGCTGTCCTTATCGAGAAGCGCCACCCCAGCAAAGAAGTCTTTGACCGCTTGATCTGTTCCGCGGCTAATGACGGCCATCCAGAGATAGTCACACTCCTTCTCTCAAAAGGAGCAAATATCAACGCCAGGGACGGAGACGGTAACACGCCGCTGCACCTTTCCGCCGTCCACGGTCGCAAGGAAGTAATTAACGTCTTGCTCGCCAAGGGGGCGGATACTCACCTGAAGAACAACGCTGGACAAACACCCGACCAAGCCACCTTGCACAAGGACATCGCCGAGGAAATTCGCCAGCACTAG